A single genomic interval of Homo sapiens chromosome 15, GRCh38.p14 Primary Assembly harbors:
- the NANOGP8 gene encoding homeobox protein NANOGP8, translating to MSVDPACPQSLPCFEESDCKESSPMPVICGPEENYPSLQMSSAEMPHTETVSPLPSSMDLLIQDSPDSSTSPKGKQPTSAENSVAKKEDKVPVKKQKTRTVFSSTQLCVLNDRFQRQKYLSLQQMQELSNILNLSYKQVKTWFQNQRMKSKRWQKNNWPKNSNGVTQKASAPTYPSLYSSYHQGCLVNPTGNLPMWSNQTWNNSTWSNQTQNIQSWSNHSWNTQTWCTQSWNNQAWNSPFYNCGEESLQSCMHFQPNSPASDLEAALEAAGEGLNVIQQTTRYFSTPQTMDLFLNYSMNMQPEDV from the coding sequence ATGAGTGTGGATCCAGCTTGTCCCCAAAGCTTGCCTTGCTTTGAAGAATCCGACTGTAAAGAATCTTCACCTATGCCTGTGATTTGTGGGCCTGAAGAAAACTATCCATCCTTGCAAATGTCTTCTGCTGAGATGCCTCACACAGAGActgtctctcctcttccttcctccatgGATCTGCTTATTCAGGACAGCCCTGATTCTTCCACCAGTCCCAAAGGCAAACAACCCACTTCTGCAGAGAATAGTGTCGCAAAAAAGGAAGACAAGGTCCCGGTCAAGAAACAGAAGACCAGAACTGTGTTCTCTTCCACCCAGCTGTGTGTACTCAATGATAGATTTCAGAGACAGAAatacctcagcctccagcagATGCAAGAACTCTCCAACATCCTGAACCTCAGCTACAAACAGGTGAAGACCTGGTTCCAGAACCAGAGAATGAAATCTAAGAGGTGGCAGAAAAACAACTGGCCGAAGAATAGCAATGGTGTGACGCAGAAGGCCTCAGCACCTACCTACCCCAGCCTCTACTCTTCCTACCACCAGGGATGCCTGGTGAACCCGACTGGGAACCTTCCAATGTGGAGCAACCAGACCTGGAACAATTCAACCTGGAGCAACCAGACCCAGAACATCCAGTCCTGGAGCAACCACTCCTGGAACACTCAGACCTGGTGCACCCAATCCTGGAACAATCAGGCCTGGAACAGTCCCTTCTATAACTGTGGAGAGGAATCTCTGCAGTCCTGCATGCACTTCCAGCCAAATTCTCCTGCCAGTGACTTGGAGGCTGCCTTGGAAGCTGCTGGGGAAGGCCTTAATGTAATACAGCAGACCACTAGGTATTTTAGTACTCCACAAACCATGGATTTATTCCTAAACTACTCCATGAACATGCAACCTGAAGACGTGTGA